The following nucleotide sequence is from Mangifera indica cultivar Alphonso chromosome 1, CATAS_Mindica_2.1, whole genome shotgun sequence.
AACAAACCTATCAAGTTCCCAAAGTGTTGCAGGATCAAAACTGTCAATGTCCACCTCAATCTCATCATCTTGTTGAGAAAGCACAGGGTTCCTCTTCTTAATTATCTGGACGACATGGTCCAGTTTATCTGAAGGCAAGTCCTGAAGGTTCAAACTTAGTCTCTGCTTCTCCTCATAAGTCATATCCCTCATCTCAGGATCCTTAGCCTCAGGCTTCTTTAAATCTAGTGTCTTAACTTGATGAGCCGAAATAATGGTCTTTTGATCCACATGCATTGCAATTGACTCTACTTTCTCAAAATTCCGTACTTCTGCAGACTGTGGAGACAGAGCAGGAACAGGAATATCAACTGGTGTAGGAGTAGGAACTGGAATATGAAATGGTGTAGCAGGAGCAGGAACAGGAGCAGGTGTACAAGCAGGTGCAAGAGGAACCGGAGTTGTCCTTGAAGTGGATGTTGGCAAACCCGAATCATTACCCATTTCCAACCTCCCACTGAAACTATACTCAGCCTCTATTTTTGCCCATTTCTCTTCAAATATCTTTAACAATTGCTCAGCCATTACATGCACATCTTGACCTTTTGGGTTATACAAGATGGCATTATTAAAGGTAAGCCTCACGTCTTCCGCAAATTCTTTAGGTGACTTGTACAACTTTTTAGTCAACCTAACCTTCACAGTGCCCAAATCCATTGGATGCTTAATTATCGTATAATAATCATGTAATCCAAGCCCCTTAACATCCACTGGCTTATTAAACACCCAACCAAACTTATGCTTCATTAATCTCTCTAACAAATAACTACAATTCTTGAACAATCTGCTCAAATCCTGATCTAATCGACACCCACCTCCCAATTCACTGGATTTCAACTTCTTATTACTCTCCATTGGGGTTGACCTTTCCCTTCCCACAAGAGCATCAAACTTCTCCTTTTGCTGATTAACTTTTGGTGCCCTCTTCACTTTGTCCACCATTTCACCCTTAACTCCAAGATTGTTCTCATTCTCACTCACAGATACAGTTGATCCCCGAAAAGACCGAGGATTTGTAGGCTCCACAGAACCCATCTCAGAACTCATTCTCATTGAATTTCTATTCACATTTTTACTCAACAACCTCTGTGTAGCTTCAAGCCTCTTCACTAGACTCAAAACTTGATCAAGCTCACTCGTAAGTTTTCGTTTGAGAGCTCTAACCTCATCcctatttcttaaatttaaattaatctttacAAGGTTATCAAACTTAGAATAACCTGCTATTTCAATCGCATTGGCGTGTTCACGGCTGTGTTGAGCACCACCCGATTGCTCAAGGTTGTGGCTTGAGGAATCATCTGACACCGCACGATGAGTCTGAGGCTGAGAGGAGTTGTAATCAGTGGTGTTGGCTAGGCGTTGTTGTGAAGATTTCTGGCGCTCGTTGGGGTGATAGTATTGAGGAACACTGTTGGAATTATTTTGGTTCTTTCTGCCATTTAATTTCTTCTTGTGCTTCTCTCCAGCAACACCAAGTAATGGGTCTGAAGCCATTCATGtaattatcaaacaaaaaccCTAACTTAACACAAGCCCAAGAGAAAGCTTTCAACTTTTAGCAGGGAGcacaaagaatatatatatatatttcagaaCAATCTCAATCAGCCATTCATATAATCACCAAGCAAGAACCCTAATTCCTTCTAACAAACCCAGAAAAAACGAAAActgaaaatgtttttaaaattaggtttCTTCCTCTGGGGTTGCtcggagaaaaaaaaaagtaggaaaacaagaaaaattcaCCCCAAAAGAACCCCAAAAATCAAACCGGTTTGCGACAGTACAACTAAAAGGGTTGGTTTActttataaaacaaaactaaaagcAGAAGAAATAAGCCAAATTGGAAAGTAAGCGAAAAAGGAAAAGGCTTTTTCTCAGGGTTTAAGACGGTTTTGGAGATGAATTTCAAAGAAAAGGTAGAGCTTTTAGagagaattttaaaaatcagggtttagggtttgtttaaaggaaaagaaaagaaaggtgTTTGTTTATGGATCTGAGAGTCGGGGAGTTCATCGCGGAGCGTGGAGTGAGAGAGGAGGGAGGGAGAGAGTGAATGAGTACAGTGAAGCCACGCGCTGGAAATCgactgaaacaaaaaaaaaaaaaaaagaaacaatggTCAGATCAGATGACTAGTGGAAGACGACAAGTCGTCTATTGATCTAGGGAAAAACCCAGTGCCGTTCATCGACGAGGCGACAACTATCCAGTTACCATTTAGGCACTTTTTTTTTCTGCATTAATCAGTTTTCTTTATAAGATTAAAGTCAGTAAAAAGCCCAAAATTTTATAAGCCGTCACTTGGCATGTTACTTGGTGTGAAATTATCGACTCAAAGTTTGTTTGAAGAGCTTTTTTTCAAGCAGAAATGGAATTTCGCCTGGCCTTATGATAGAGCTTCAAGAAGCATTGCCGATGCTTATCCATGAGACTAGATTCTTTTAAAGCTATACCCAACATATTTGTATAAGCAAAAGCCCTATGGAGTactgttaggatcccaagtggaGACTTGAATCCCACTTTATATAGAATGAGCTTCTAACGTAGGATTTATGTGGTTTTGATTTGAACTCTTCATTCTATGTGGTTACCCCaagtttcaaatcaatttagttGCAGTTATACGACGTAAGGCGTTGGAACTGCAGAGCTTGACCAAGAAGGGCGGTACAAGGTTTCGAGAAAAGCATGGTATTATATTATTCCTGCAAAGTTGAGCCTTTTGATGGGTGTTGCAGGTCGTTTAGTTAAGGATAAAGGACGTCCCCTTCTCTATGAAGCCTTTTCTTCAATAACCAAGCGAAATCCCAGTGTATATCCACTTGTAGCGGGATCAGGTCAATGGGGGAAAAGGTAGACAGAACGAGGCTACAATCTGAGGTTGTCAGGCGCGTTGGAGCCCCAAGGGctatcttaaatttataatgcaCTTGCTGTGTTTTTAAATCCTATGGTGAGGCCTCAAGGGCTCGATCTTCCTTTGATAGATGTGATGCATTGCAGCATTCTGAAACCCAATTATCCGAACAACTTGGTTACATTTTACACCTATTGTGAAGTCTTTTATTGAGGCACTGGAGATGGTAATAAGAACCATTGCTGAAGTGTTGCAGCTCTTTCAAAGTTTACTGCAAATAAAATGGCATCAGCTTATGAGAGATTCTTCCTATGCATGAAAGAACATTAAAAACTGTCACTACCCTCTTCGCACAGATTGTTAGAAATATTATGTCCAGAATACTGTATGAAATTTTATGTACTTCTGAAAGTTAGTCACTTCTATTCAGTTTTGATCAATGTCTTGTTACCATACTCTGTTGGCTTGAAACATTTGATTTCCAAATGCCATCAAATTATAGGATTTCTGTTTTGTGAATAAAAGCCCGCTTAGTTCTGCAGCTGAGAGAGGCAGAAGCAACATGAAAAGATATCATATGACAggaatattaataaatgaaccAATTGGAAATTCATTGAAACCACTAGAGATTATTCTCAATTACAACAGATACATAACAGGCTGAGAGGGGAAAAAACAGAACAAGTTAGGCAAAACAAAAGTCCTCCTCAATGAGCCTAGATTACACTGCTAGTGGCTTGTTGAATAACAAGTATAGCTAAGAATGGGATATTCTAGGACAATGCTGGAGGTAGAGAGTGATTTAGAGGATGTGGAACTCCTGAAGATACTCTTTGAGTTCCAGAACCACGCATCAATCTCCTCCCATATGGTTCGAGTTTGGATTTGAATCCTGATTTGCTAAGAATAACTTTGCTATCAATCTTTTCCGCTGAGGCTAGGAAATCATGAGAAATTTGTGTCTCTGAGGTCACTACAAGCACCAGAaacataattaatgaataaactaTGATACTTGTCTTCTCTGATAAGAAACAAAACTGATATGCTTTATGGGTCAATCtccattaaaacattaaaatcacATTGCACTAAATCCATTTCAGAGAGAAGTTTTCCCATTTCTATCCTCCTTTTGTCTGCACTAGCAGCCAAAGCAATGTTTTTAAGTTCATGAAACCTGGTCACCGTTGCTCTCTAGTGTCCATCATACAATAAAAGTAGGCATAAAGGCATAAATCTCACATAAGACATTGTTGTCAGTATCTAATTCATCAGCAATTCTCTTGTCAGCTCATGCGAAAAAGGGCCTCAGAATTTTGCTAGAAAAGACAATTCCCATTCACAGGAGATTTTGAGAATTGTCTTTTCTAGCTTGGGTTTTGGAAAGTTTAATTACATTATGTTAACTAACGCTTTAATCCCTTTGGCTGCTTCTTGATTTTCAGCCTTTTGTGGATAGACCCTCTGTTCACACTTTCagcaaaatttatatatatatattttttatagagtAATAGTAGAAAGCACATGTGATAGAGATTGATTTTCTGGGAAATAAGTGATCAAATAATCAATGAtttcattgaaaattataagaatTAGAATATATAAAGATTTATAAATCATGGTGACCATATCTTTATCCATTAACATCAATAAGATAAGTTCGAGgacatcattattattattattattattttggttctcaaattgaagaaaaaaatggtgTATCAATTGGGCAGAATAATAACAATGGAAGAAGATTTTGCAAGTACAAATGGAGGCTAAATAGATTATCAACGATAGCATTCATGAAGATTCATTATTGCGGATCTTTGACCTTTCCCACAAGAAAAAAGttaactttatcattaatttccTAATTAAGTTGATGATTTAAAGCTTAATCTCTCACATGCCAATTGCACTAACCGTAATTAGTGAGATCCTAGGAatcaaaataaatctttgaAGATAAGTTGTAGGTAAGAAATTCACTCTATCTTAGTCATGCAGCTAATTGCTTTATATTCCAATTAAGATATCTACAACATcaatattaaaatgttaatattaatgcttaagtaataaattaatcaagattAATTGCAAAAGGAATACCCATGTGAACACTACCGTTAAGTTCATGGCATCTTATACACACAGAATTAGTATCCTCTTTCACACATTAACAAGAATTAATCAATTAAGAGTCTGCTTAATGGAATAAATACCCTATTAAAAAGAGTTTTTCTATGTATAGCcattactaaaattttcaattacttcatatttttttataattcccataaaaaaaatcaatagatAAACCCTTaactaactaaaaaaaatagagCAACCCCaagaattatatgtatataaaatgaCAGTTTATGAGaaaagattatttatatataaaatgtaagTCTACTGTAGACTTCTTTAGTAACAAACCCAAAAGGGGATTAAAAGTatagttatcagtattttatgatatataatatatatatatatatatatatatattataatttgatataatactttatatatgtaaaacGATATGTATCATGaggtgtattaaattaatatgatatagttgatatattatacgatacatattattgatacagattaatatattttttagaaaaaatcataatgtaattaaagtgcatatgagaaattttaaatttttaagattattttttatatttaaaaaaatgatgacatgtcattattatttttttaaattgtattatatcatacgatatattATTCGATATACGATATAAAAATTACGTTTTTGATACACCATATAATATACGATTTGACTATTATAATCAAGGGTGGTTAGTTGCCCTTTTGGATTTGGAAAATcatccatttatatatatataaaatcaatatagtctataaaatttttaattgactaatcttagatttcattattttttaactaatgctcttatagtttattttcatacaacttttactccataaattttatctttgagtCTGTCAATATTTACTACAACAACTTACACATTTATCATACAGTGGGTGCAATTAGGTCAAATAGAGTCTAATTGAAAGATCTCTGTGCCAGTTAAATTAAAGAAAGCAACAGCCTTTCTGTAGTCTCTAAAATAATGATAGGAatggagaaaaagagaaaagtgcAAGAAGCAATTTGGTTTCAGTTGGTTGACTAAGCGCCGACTTCGGCTAATTCCAAACTTTCTTTAATAGGATCCACATAAGGTCCAGCTCTTCACTAATCTTTTATCAATATTAACCTATTTTCTTTGTAGCTCTGTGGATGATGGCCTCATGGTCATCCATTAAACTACAAAACTCCATTGCTGCGCCTCACTGatgcctttttttaatttcacttttatGTAGTCAATTCATCAGGTACTCGACAAAGCTTATCTCCGTCTTTATCATCCTAAAATGACTGTTGCCATCTGAATATTTTAGGACCCATTTACCACTTGATGACTATCcaacatttattaaaataatatagttcGACAATGAAAGTGCATTGAATTTTCTAAGGTGATCAGATCAAAACGCTtaggcttttttatttttatttttggccaaaagacttattcccacccaaatttcATTGTAATCTTAGTTGGTACTTTTTCACTGTTGAAAATCCAAACACTTGTTTatgaactattaaaattaatagtatttaatattaaaaataataaaatgttatctattttctctctaactttagaaaactaatcattttctttcgtgattaaactttaaaatgttatattttttctttagagtttttttcttttctccttctcCTTTTTTCGGTGCTGTCACCGGTctgttctctctccctcccctttTGTTCCCTTTTTGCGGTGCTTTCTCCTCATCTTCGTTATTGAATAAAGACATCTAGTGACGAAACAACGTCTTCATCACCGAAAGAAGTTTGTCAAGATCAAGGAAAGGCATCGGAAAACGGGAACAaaaggggagggagagagaatcaATAAGTGACGAGGTCaacaaaaagggagagagaaaagaaaaaaaaccctagggggaaaatttagaatttcaaagtttaatcttgaaaaaaattgttagttttttaaatttagagcaAAATAGATAATGTTAATTGGCGTCATTAATTTTGATCGTCCACGAGtagatgtttaagtttttaatagttaaagagtatcaatttgagaatgcaatgaactttgggtgggaaaaggcttttggccttttattattattatttttttctattttcgcttgtaattaattaaacttCTTGCAGACAAAGAATTTGCTTTGATAAATTGATCTCTGTCACTCATCactctattttaattttttcctgaGTTTGTTTCTTGAGAAGAGCCCTTTATgtattaggaaaaaaaaaacatttcccTTTGTGAAATTTTATAGTATCAGATAGTATTGATAACATATATATCTGTATTGATGGACAAAAATTGGATTAATGCAATATCaccaacaaatatttaattaaatatataattttgtaggAATGGGAATTGAAGTCTCGATGCAGctaatattgttaatttatttttgcaaattcaTCCAAGTCCAATGGGAGGCTTTGAGGAGAGGAGAGATTACAATacaactttataatatatatatatatcctgcAGGTTTCGTTAATATTTCAATCATGGAGCACT
It contains:
- the LOC123216715 gene encoding transcription factor GTE4-like isoform X3; this encodes MASDPLLGVAGEKHKKKLNGRKNQNNSNSVPQYYHPNERQKSSQQRLANTTDYNSSQPQTHRAVSDDSSSHNLEQSGGAQHSREHANAIEIAGYSKFDNLVKINLNLRNRDEVRALKRKLTSELDQVLSLVKRLEATQRLLSKNVNRNSMRMSSEMGSVEPTNPRSFRGSTVSVSENENNLGVKGEMVDKVKRAPKVNQQKEKFDALVGRERSTPMESNKKLKSSELGGGCRLDQDLSRLFKNCSYLLERLMKHKFGWVFNKPVDVKGLGLHDYYTIIKHPMDLGTVKVRLTKKLYKSPKEFAEDVRLTFNNAILYNPKGQDVHVMAEQLLKIFEEKWAKIEAEYSFSGRLEMGNDSGLPTSTSRTTPVPLAPACTPAPVPAPATPFHIPVPTPTPVDIPVPALSPQSAEVRNFEKVESIAMHVDQKTIISAHQVKTLDLKKPEAKDPEMRDMTYEEKQRLSLNLQDLPSDKLDHVVQIIKKRNPVLSQQDDEIEVDIDSFDPATLWELDRFVNNYKKSLTDNRRKAEFALQETAKSDHNILDTNMELIVSELPKGTEAVVKKIVSTSSPVQGEKQGDNY
- the LOC123216715 gene encoding transcription factor GTE5, chloroplastic-like isoform X1; this encodes MASDPLLGVAGEKHKKKLNGRKNQNNSNSVPQYYHPNERQKSSQQRLANTTDYNSSQPQTHRAVSDDSSSHNLEQSGGAQHSREHANAIEIAGYSKFDNLVKINLNLRNRDEVRALKRKLTSELDQVLSLVKRLEATQRLLSKNVNRNSMRMSSEMGSVEPTNPRSFRGSTVSVSENENNLGVKGEMVDKVKRAPKVNQQKEKFDALVGRERSTPMESNKKLKSSELGGGCRLDQDLSRLFKNCSYLLERLMKHKFGWVFNKPVDVKGLGLHDYYTIIKHPMDLGTVKVRLTKKLYKSPKEFAEDVRLTFNNAILYNPKGQDVHVMAEQLLKIFEEKWAKIEAEYSFSGRLEMGNDSGLPTSTSRTTPVPLAPACTPAPVPAPATPFHIPVPTPTPVDIPVPALSPQSAEVRNFEKVESIAMHVDQKTIISAHQVKTLDLKKPEAKDPEMRDMTYEEKQRLSLNLQDLPSDKLDHVVQIIKKRNPVLSQQDDEIEVDIDSFDPATLWELDRFVNNYKKSLTDNRRKAEFALQETAKSDHNILDTNMELIVSELPKGTEAVVKKIVSTSSPVQGEKQGDNVSESICSSGSSSDSGSSSSDSGSSSLSGHGSDADH
- the LOC123216715 gene encoding transcription factor GTE5, chloroplastic-like isoform X2 is translated as MASDPLLGVAGEKHKKKLNGRKNQNNSNSVPQYYHPNERQKSSQQRLANTTDYNSSQPQTHRAVSDDSSSHNLEQSGGAQHSREHANAIEIAGYSKFDNLVKINLNLRNRDEVRALKRKLTSELDQVLSLVKRLEATQRLLSKNVNRNSMRMSSEMGSVEPTNPRSFRGSTVSVSENENNLGVKGEMVDKVKRAPKVNQQKEKFDALVGRERSTPMESNKKLKSSELGGGCRLDQDLSRLFKNCSYLLERLMKHKFGWVFNKPVDVKGLGLHDYYTIIKHPMDLGTVKVRLTKKLYKSPKEFAEDVRLTFNNAILYNPKGQDVHVMAEQLLKIFEEKWAKIEAEYSFSGRLEMGNDSGLPTSTSRTTPVPLAPACTPAPVPAPATPFHIPVPTPTPVDIPVPALSPQSAEVRNFEKVESIAMHVDQKTIISAHQVKTLDLKKPEAKDPEMRDMTYEEKQRLSLNLQDLPSDKLDHVVQIIKKRNPVLSQQDDEIEVDIDSFDPATLWELDRFVNNYKKSLTDNRRKAEFALQETAKSDHNILDTNMELIVSELPKGTEAVKKIVSTSSPVQGEKQGDNVSESICSSGSSSDSGSSSSDSGSSSLSGHGSDADH
- the LOC123216715 gene encoding transcription factor GTE4-like isoform X4, with product MASDPLLGVAGEKHKKKLNGRKNQNNSNSVPQYYHPNERQKSSQQRLANTTDYNSSQPQTHRAVSDDSSSHNLEQSGGAQHSREHANAIEIAGYSKFDNLVKINLNLRNRDEVRALKRKLTSELDQVLSLVKRLEATQRLLSKNVNRNSMRMSSEMGSVEPTNPRSFRGSTVSVSENENNLGVKGEMVDKVKRAPKVNQQKEKFDALVGRERSTPMESNKKLKSSELGGGCRLDQDLSRLFKNCSYLLERLMKHKFGWVFNKPVDVKGLGLHDYYTIIKHPMDLGTVKVRLTKKLYKSPKEFAEDVRLTFNNAILYNPKGQDVHVMAEQLLKIFEEKWAKIEAEYSFSGRLEMGNDSGLPTSTSRTTPVPLAPACTPAPVPAPATPFHIPVPTPTPVDIPVPALSPQSAEVRNFEKVESIAMHVDQKTIISAHQVKTLDLKKPEAKDPEMRDMTYEEKQRLSLNLQDLPSDKLDHVVQIIKKRNPVLSQQDDEIEVDIDSFDPATLWELDRFVNNYKKSLTDNRRKAEFALQETAKSDHNILDTNMELIVSELPKGTEAVKKIVSTSSPVQGEKQGDNY